A part of Winslowiella toletana genomic DNA contains:
- a CDS encoding arginase family protein — MTNMRGVDRVNRAFSGISTFLRANYCEDIAQLQAEMAIFGVPFDEASPFMPGTRMAPRSIREHSMRFSPSGFYDIARQQHFLASEITDGKIQDVGDIDILPTNLSQTMENISAMTRQLRRKGVIAVAMGGDHSVSYPLIRGIEEPVHVIQFDAHLDFAPVQHEMHYTNGQPFRHIAALPQVKSLTQVGIRSLRVRPGEIADAQAQGSRIVPVNDFRQCSPQQIAALLPAGEKCYVSIDIDVLDMALVPGCVSAEPDGLSYAQLRDTLCALAERMDIIGFDLVEVNPLLDVATGMTSYLAAHTMVEFMGHIFAHR, encoded by the coding sequence ATGACCAATATGCGTGGCGTTGATCGGGTCAATCGCGCCTTTAGCGGGATTTCCACTTTTTTACGCGCCAACTACTGTGAGGATATCGCCCAGCTACAGGCAGAAATGGCGATATTTGGCGTGCCTTTTGATGAGGCTTCCCCTTTTATGCCTGGCACGCGGATGGCGCCGCGCAGTATCCGTGAACACTCAATGCGCTTTTCCCCCAGCGGATTTTATGATATTGCGCGTCAGCAGCATTTTCTTGCCAGTGAGATTACCGACGGCAAGATTCAGGATGTTGGTGATATCGATATTCTGCCCACCAATCTGTCACAAACGATGGAAAATATCTCCGCGATGACGCGCCAGTTACGGCGCAAAGGGGTGATTGCGGTGGCGATGGGCGGTGATCACTCGGTCTCTTACCCGCTGATTCGCGGCATTGAAGAGCCGGTGCATGTGATTCAGTTTGACGCCCATCTCGATTTTGCCCCGGTGCAGCACGAGATGCACTACACCAACGGTCAGCCGTTCCGCCATATTGCTGCGTTACCGCAGGTAAAAAGCCTGACGCAGGTGGGGATCCGCAGTCTGCGCGTGCGTCCGGGCGAAATCGCCGATGCACAGGCGCAGGGCAGCCGTATCGTGCCGGTAAATGATTTTCGCCAGTGCAGCCCACAGCAGATCGCCGCACTGTTACCCGCTGGTGAGAAGTGTTACGTCAGCATTGATATCGATGTGCTGGATATGGCGCTGGTGCCGGGATGCGTCTCTGCTGAGCCTGACGGCCTAAGCTACGCCCAGCTGCGCGATACCCTGTGTGCGCTGGCTGAACGGATGGATATTATTGGTTTCGATTTAGTGGAGGTGAATCCGCTGCTGGATGTTGCAACCGGCATGACTTCTTACCTGGCGGCGCATACTATGGTGGAGTTTATGGGTCATATCTTTGCCCACCGGTAA
- a CDS encoding D-amino-acid transaminase: MQRIYVNGEFVDQHQARVSVFDRGFLFADAVYEVTAVVNGQLVDFDGHMQRLQRSCKELALRVPLSADQLHQIHLTLIEQNDLHEGSIYLQLSRGSAGVRDFHFPGPDVEPTLVLFTQQHAIVQHAKLQNGLKVVTWQDIRWQRRDIKTVGLLAACMAKEYARAQQADDVLFVEHGLITEGSSSNCHMVLADNTLVTTPLSHAILPGITRATLLRLCAAEGINVVERSFSPQEAYQAQELFISSATTFVLPVVALNGHTIGGGVPGPVVQRLRERYIRELTSQ, from the coding sequence ATGCAGCGGATATATGTAAATGGTGAGTTTGTTGACCAGCATCAGGCGCGGGTGTCAGTTTTCGACCGCGGCTTCCTGTTTGCTGATGCGGTGTATGAAGTCACTGCGGTGGTTAACGGTCAGCTGGTGGATTTTGACGGTCATATGCAGCGGCTGCAACGCTCCTGCAAAGAACTGGCATTGCGGGTGCCGCTGAGTGCGGATCAGCTGCATCAGATCCATCTGACGCTGATTGAGCAGAATGATCTGCATGAAGGTTCGATTTATCTGCAGTTAAGCCGTGGCAGCGCCGGTGTGCGCGATTTTCACTTCCCCGGCCCGGATGTGGAACCGACGCTGGTGCTGTTCACCCAGCAGCATGCGATTGTGCAGCATGCCAAATTGCAGAACGGGCTGAAAGTGGTCACCTGGCAGGATATTCGCTGGCAGCGTCGTGATATTAAAACTGTCGGCTTATTAGCTGCCTGTATGGCAAAAGAGTATGCCCGCGCGCAGCAGGCTGATGATGTGCTGTTTGTCGAGCACGGACTGATTACTGAGGGCAGCTCCTCCAACTGTCATATGGTGCTGGCGGATAATACGCTGGTCACCACGCCGTTAAGCCATGCCATCTTACCCGGTATTACGCGTGCAACGCTGTTGCGGCTGTGCGCCGCCGAAGGCATCAATGTGGTCGAGCGCTCCTTCAGCCCGCAAGAGGCTTATCAGGCGCAGGAGCTGTTTATCAGTTCCGCCACCACCTTTGTGTTACCGGTCGTCGCGCTGAATGGCCATACCATTGGCGGCGGCGTGCCGGGGCCGGTGGTACAGCGTCTGCGCGAGCGCTATATTCGCGAACTGACTAGCCAGTAA
- a CDS encoding MFS transporter: MKKVLRAFLPLYTTTLLMLLGSGLLTTYVSLRLAHEQVSGALIGGITAANYIGLVIGGKVGHNLIARVGHIRAYVSCAGIITASVLGHGLTDFLPLWIFLRLIIGLCMMCQYMVLESWLNDQAEASQRGVIFGLYMVATYLGLSAGQFILVMQSDFGLTSLMIVALCFALCLVPIALTTRTNAQPMSPAPMELGYFFKTIPRLLIMTLVIGMAVGAFYGMAPVYISQLGFSAHLTGVFMGITIFAGLVSQFPLSWLSDRIDRNRLLFITALIFALVSIPLALPMQFSFTLIVAMAFAVSMMQFSLYPLAVAIANDQVVPERRVSLTACLLMAFGIGACIGPLLTGAIMQPLGGNMLYSFFCLCGVVIAALSWQKVSAVTPSDEVQFPHVALPDGMTSSPLAVALNPTIDEEEIQSVMVNSEEEIPEVAPEDEDQDAPVK, translated from the coding sequence ATGAAGAAGGTTCTCCGGGCATTTCTGCCGCTCTACACCACCACCCTGTTAATGCTGCTGGGATCCGGCTTACTCACCACCTATGTGTCGCTGCGGCTTGCCCATGAGCAGGTAAGCGGGGCGCTGATCGGTGGCATTACCGCCGCCAACTATATCGGTCTGGTGATTGGCGGTAAGGTCGGGCACAACCTGATTGCGCGCGTCGGCCATATCCGCGCCTATGTCTCCTGCGCCGGAATTATTACCGCATCGGTGCTGGGCCACGGGCTGACCGATTTCTTACCGCTGTGGATTTTTCTGCGCCTGATTATCGGGCTGTGCATGATGTGCCAGTATATGGTGCTGGAGAGCTGGCTGAACGATCAGGCGGAAGCCAGTCAGCGCGGCGTAATCTTTGGCCTGTATATGGTGGCGACCTACCTTGGCCTCTCCGCCGGTCAGTTTATTCTGGTGATGCAGAGCGATTTTGGCCTCACCAGCTTAATGATTGTGGCGCTCTGTTTCGCTCTCTGCCTGGTGCCGATCGCGCTGACCACCCGCACCAATGCGCAACCGATGTCCCCCGCGCCGATGGAGCTGGGCTACTTCTTTAAAACCATCCCGCGCCTGCTGATTATGACGCTGGTGATTGGTATGGCGGTGGGCGCGTTTTACGGTATGGCGCCGGTCTATATCAGCCAGCTGGGATTCAGCGCCCACCTGACCGGGGTCTTTATGGGGATTACCATCTTCGCCGGGCTGGTGTCGCAATTTCCGCTAAGCTGGCTGTCAGATCGCATCGACCGTAATCGCCTGCTGTTTATTACCGCGCTGATCTTTGCGCTGGTGTCGATTCCACTCGCCCTGCCGATGCAGTTTAGCTTTACGCTGATTGTCGCCATGGCCTTTGCCGTCAGCATGATGCAGTTTTCCCTCTATCCGCTGGCGGTGGCGATTGCCAATGATCAGGTGGTGCCCGAGCGCCGCGTCTCGCTTACCGCCTGCCTGTTAATGGCGTTTGGCATCGGCGCCTGTATTGGTCCGCTACTGACCGGCGCAATTATGCAGCCGCTGGGCGGCAATATGCTCTACTCCTTTTTCTGTCTGTGTGGCGTGGTGATTGCCGCGCTCAGCTGGCAGAAAGTCTCTGCGGTGACCCCCTCTGATGAAGTGCAGTTCCCCCATGTTGCGTTGCCGGATGGGATGACCAGCTCGCCGCTGGCAGTGGCGCTGAACCCGACTATCGATGAGGAAGAGATCCAGTCGGTAATGGTTAATAGCGAGGAGGAGATCCCGGAGGTTGCCCCGGAAGATGAGGATCAGGATGCGCCAGTGAAGTAA
- a CDS encoding Gfo/Idh/MocA family oxidoreductase, which produces MRLGLVGYGQGGRYFHAPFIAAAQGIELVGVVARAAETIARVKADLPDVKIYPSLSAMLADGVDAVTITTPPATRRELVLEAIAAGVAVIADKPFAPSAEVARELDQAARAKGVVLAVFHNRRFDADILTLRKVLQQGSLGQLWRFHSRMDLDENTLEGGAQGGLLRDLGSHLVDQAIWLHGPVSTVYAQLDFVSVEGEQTDASFVLTLTHQSGVHSHLSASKLNHLTARELRCYGDAGSYSASGTDVQAQAIFAGLRPVDDPAGWGIEKPELWGTLRTADGDKVIPSEQGAYQAYYEQFAAAVQQGGKPPVSASEAILTLKVLDAARISASEGRVVTID; this is translated from the coding sequence ATGAGATTAGGCTTAGTGGGCTACGGTCAGGGCGGACGTTATTTTCATGCGCCTTTTATTGCGGCGGCACAGGGTATTGAGCTGGTCGGGGTGGTTGCCCGCGCTGCCGAAACCATCGCCCGGGTTAAAGCGGACCTGCCAGACGTCAAAATCTATCCCAGCCTCAGCGCCATGCTGGCGGATGGGGTTGATGCGGTGACCATTACTACCCCTCCGGCGACGCGCCGTGAACTGGTGCTGGAAGCGATTGCCGCCGGGGTGGCGGTTATTGCCGATAAACCTTTTGCTCCCAGCGCTGAAGTGGCGCGAGAGCTTGATCAGGCGGCCAGGGCCAAAGGGGTAGTGCTGGCGGTGTTCCATAATCGCCGCTTTGACGCTGATATCCTGACGCTGCGTAAAGTCCTGCAACAAGGTTCGCTGGGACAGTTGTGGCGTTTTCACTCGCGGATGGATCTGGACGAGAACACACTGGAAGGTGGCGCACAGGGGGGCTTACTGCGCGACCTTGGCAGTCATCTGGTGGATCAGGCGATCTGGCTGCATGGTCCGGTCAGCACCGTGTATGCACAATTAGACTTTGTCAGCGTCGAGGGGGAGCAGACCGATGCCAGCTTTGTACTGACGCTGACCCATCAGTCGGGGGTGCATTCACACCTCTCCGCCAGCAAACTTAATCATCTGACGGCACGCGAACTGCGCTGTTATGGCGATGCGGGCAGCTACTCGGCATCGGGCACTGATGTACAGGCACAGGCTATTTTTGCCGGTCTGCGACCGGTGGACGATCCTGCCGGTTGGGGAATTGAGAAGCCAGAATTGTGGGGCACACTGCGCACCGCAGACGGCGACAAAGTGATCCCTTCTGAGCAGGGCGCTTATCAGGCCTATTATGAGCAGTTTGCCGCGGCAGTGCAGCAGGGCGGTAAGCCGCCGGTCAGCGCCAGCGAGGCGATCCTGACGCTGAAAGTGCTGGATGCTGCCCGTATCAGCGCCAGCGAAGGGCGGGTGGTGACGATAGATTAA
- a CDS encoding GMC family oxidoreductase, translating into MRHFDVLVIGGGSAGSVLAARFSENPDCQVALLEAGEWPTDPDIAKPAMWPLIQGRAYDWQYATLAQSGTANRIHPWPRGRTVGGSSCLHAMAHVRGHQDDFAAWAQATGDDNWSWQGLLPWFIKSERFSGGASAVHGADGPLDVWLPDAEVHPLVKSYMQAGLNQGAPWLGDHNRGQLCGVAPNSLTIRQGERVSAADAWLKPAGERHNLTLLLHTEVEKLLLEGNKISGVNCIIAGQAETLSADNVIVAAGALASPALLMRSGIGCASELEALGISCQLPLAQVGKNLHDHLLAAGNVWLARQPIGKTRLQHSESLMYLHSADITRRDVQPDIVLGCVCAPSVADSFPQPEPGTTYTLLCGVTRPTSRGQITLSGPHRNDKLLIDPAYLQTEHDRQTFIKALKIARQIGNDAALSPWREKEWLPGEQVQDDAALSEFISRAVITHHHPVGTCQMGKTAQDSVVDGRLRIHGVDNGYVVDASVIPTITCGPVHAAILAIAESFAGRFR; encoded by the coding sequence TCAGAAAACCCGGATTGCCAGGTGGCGTTGCTTGAGGCTGGTGAATGGCCGACGGATCCGGATATCGCTAAGCCCGCGATGTGGCCGCTGATTCAGGGCAGAGCCTATGACTGGCAATACGCAACCTTAGCGCAATCCGGCACCGCAAACCGTATCCATCCCTGGCCACGTGGCCGTACCGTCGGCGGCTCCAGCTGCTTACACGCGATGGCGCATGTGCGTGGTCATCAGGATGATTTTGCCGCCTGGGCGCAGGCCACCGGTGATGACAACTGGTCATGGCAGGGTCTGCTGCCGTGGTTTATCAAAAGTGAGCGCTTTTCTGGCGGCGCCAGCGCGGTGCATGGCGCTGATGGTCCGTTAGATGTCTGGCTGCCAGATGCAGAGGTTCATCCGCTGGTGAAAAGCTATATGCAGGCCGGACTGAATCAGGGTGCGCCCTGGCTTGGCGATCATAACCGCGGACAGTTGTGCGGCGTCGCACCCAACTCGCTGACCATCCGTCAGGGCGAGCGGGTGTCAGCTGCCGATGCCTGGCTGAAACCGGCAGGTGAACGCCATAACCTGACACTGTTGTTACACACCGAAGTGGAAAAGCTGCTGCTCGAAGGCAATAAAATTAGCGGTGTGAACTGTATTATTGCCGGTCAAGCGGAGACCCTTTCGGCAGATAACGTGATTGTTGCCGCCGGGGCCCTGGCCTCGCCAGCCCTGCTGATGCGATCCGGTATTGGCTGCGCCAGTGAACTGGAGGCATTGGGGATCAGCTGTCAGCTGCCGCTGGCGCAGGTGGGTAAAAATCTGCATGACCATCTGCTGGCGGCGGGCAATGTGTGGCTGGCGCGTCAGCCGATTGGCAAAACCCGCTTACAACACTCGGAATCCCTGATGTATCTGCATTCGGCGGATATAACCCGGCGCGATGTCCAGCCGGATATTGTACTCGGCTGTGTCTGTGCGCCTTCAGTTGCCGACAGCTTTCCGCAGCCGGAACCGGGCACCACCTATACCCTGCTGTGTGGTGTTACCCGCCCCACCAGTCGCGGACAAATTACGCTCAGCGGCCCACACCGCAACGATAAATTACTGATCGACCCGGCTTATCTGCAAACAGAACATGACCGCCAGACTTTTATTAAAGCGCTAAAAATTGCCCGCCAGATTGGCAATGACGCAGCACTGAGTCCGTGGCGGGAAAAAGAGTGGCTGCCGGGAGAGCAGGTGCAGGATGATGCCGCGCTTAGCGAGTTTATTTCGCGGGCAGTGATTACGCATCATCATCCGGTAGGCACCTGTCAGATGGGAAAAACCGCGCAGGATTCGGTGGTGGATGGACGGCTGCGTATCCATGGTGTGGATAATGGTTATGTGGTGGATGCGTCAGTGATCCCCACCATTACCTGTGGTCCGGTTCATGCGGCGATCCTGGCGATTGCCGAGTCATTTGCCGGACGTTTCCGGTAG